The DNA window tatcaacatagtgtattaaaaatgttaacacaatcattgaaatatcaacatatatttgtgttgacattttaataaattgtgttgacatttaaatattaatgtcaatacaatttattaaaatctcaaattaagtttatgttgatatttcattattatcatgttgacatttttaatatattacgctgatgagttagcaagttagcaacaTATCACAATCATGTTATGATCAATGTATataatactctcttcgttccataaaaatacCGGCGGATGAGATGACActagaattaagataaaataggtaaagttagagagatgaggagaataaTAGTTAaggtagagttagtggataatATGACCtagtatattattaaattgatatggataatttttcaaaaatggaatgcacatatttttgtgggacataATAAATGGAAattgtacatatttttatggaccgacggagtataatttaattataaaaatcctCTTTTTGAAAAAGTAATTTATCACTATATTAGTATATCAATAGTGACATGCAATTCGTCTTCGATTAAAATATTATCACGTGAggcaattataaaaaaaaaagtgagcaCGTGCCTGGAGCAGTCGGAATTCCTCCATTGCTTTGCGGCAAGTTAGTGTTGCTTGTGCGCTACGAGAAGAAGACTCTGCTCTCATCCTCATCGCCTATACAATCTCCTGATTAGGGTTTTAACTTCCATACCAAAATACCAAACACACAATTCCACACTGCCTCCCGATCAATTTAATGGCGGTGCCGCTGGGGAATACGGTGATACCCATAGTGAACAAACTGCACGATATATTCGCGCAGTTAGGAAGCCAGTATAGTATCGACTTGCCGCAGGTGGCGGTTGTCGGCAGCCAGAGCAGCGGCAAATCGAGTGTGTTGGAGGCTCTCGTAGGCCGTGATTTTCTACCACGTGGAAGTGATATCTGCACCCGCTGCCCGCTCTTGCTGCAGCTCATCCGGAGATCCAGCAAGGCCGATGAACCGGAGGCAGAATGGGGGGAGTTCTTGCATTTGAAGGACAAGAAGTTCTTTAATTTTAGTGGAATTCGGAGGGAGATTCAGGTTAGTGAAAAAGAGACCTTGTCTGTTACTTACTCTATTGCTTCTAGAGCTTAATGCTAGATGAGCTTGCAATCTGTTTAGGCTGAAACAGAGAGAGAAGCAGGAGGAAACAAAGGTGTCTCAGATAAACCAATAAGTTTAAAGATTTATTCTCCAAATGTTCTTGACATTACTCTTGTGGATCTACCTGGTCTCACCAAAGTTCCTGTTGGCGATCAGCCATCCGACATTGAAACACGCATTAGAAATATGATAACGGCATTCATTAAACGGGAAAGTTGCTTGATCCTGGCTGTTACGCCAGCAAATGCCGATCTAGCTAACTCAGATGCTCTTCAGATGGCACAATGTGTTGATCCTGATGGTTAGGTCCACTTAAAAAGTGTTTTTTCTAATCTGAAAATTTCATTTCCTAAGCTAAATTTCTTCACCTTGTTTCGATTATTGGGCTCACTCACATACGAAAGCCTCTATTTTCAGGTCACAGGACAATTGGTGTTATTACAAAGGTGAAAATGATAGGCTATTCAATTGTTTTGAGTACTTCCAGCTTTTGTTTGCACTTTATCTGACATGGTTTTGTTTGTCTTCATTTTGTTGGTACAGTTGGATATCATGGATAGAGGTACTGATGCATGCAACTTTTTGCTTGGGAAAGTGGTTCCTCTTCAGCTTGGTTATGTAGGTGTTGTAAATCGCAGTCAAGAGGTAATTTTTCAGTTTCATATTGATACAGTTATGCTCATTGTATTCCTTATAGTATTTCATCTACATGGAGCAGGGCTGAAGTTGTTTGCTGAAAATGTCTACAAACTTATGTTGAAACTCTTACATATATGGGCTGCTTAAagctttcttcattttttttatgtatttcaaGTGTTATAGTTTGATTAATAATTAACTTAGATTATTATATTTGATATATCTGCATTTTTTAGTATAGATGTAATTTCATACCCTCATCTCGTTCTGGATCTGTTTTATCCATAcatcaaatctctcaaattCTTGTAACTTATAAGTAGGACTCCTAGGTATATACTGGTATTGGATACCTGAAACTGGGTCCAAGAAATCAAATGCAAAGAAATATAGTCATATTAAAAAGTAAAGCAACATAGTGTCCTTCAATGTAATCATCTCAATGTCTTTAGTTTGTATCTCGGGGGGAAGGATTAGTAGCAGAGGAATCTCATGGTGTATGTCATGGATGCAAGCTTGAAATCATTGTATATAAAGTCTATGTGGAGAAAATTATCAGTTAAAAAATCAATTGACAAGAGTTTTATATTTCTTTAACACTGTGTATATTATGCTCAACAGGATATTCAACTTAACCTAAGCATCAAAGACGCACTTGTTGCAGAAGAGAAGTTCTTTTGCACTCACACAGTATGCCATTGATTATTTATATTACTGATTGGTTTCTTGCCCTCCGGCAAGTAATTCATGTGGAAACTTTCTGACCTATATTTTATAGGAGTATAGTGATATTACAGACCATTGTGGAGTTCCACAGTTGGCCAAGAAGTTGAATCAGGTATTGCTGCTGCTTGAGAATTTATCCTGCTCGAACATATACAGCAGTTCTCGTGTTAATTAACATTTGAAGCACAAAAACTTCTTTAGAGTCTTATTTCTATTTGATATCTCTATCATGACTTGTTGGCCACCCTTTCCATGTCATATCATATCTACTTCTGATGCCACAGTACCTGAATAATCTATGTAACTCTGCTTTAAATAGCTTTCCCTGAACAACGCGAACATTTCAAAGTAACATACTTGGCAGGGCAAATAGCGTTACTTGCTGCTAATTGTTATAATAGGATTGTGGACAAATTCTAGAATACCTCTATAAGACTATGTAAAAACTATATTGTACTATGCTTCACTTTAAAAATGTAATCTTGGATTTCTCTTACAATATTATAAGGACTCATTTAGTACATATGATAAAAGCGGTGTGTGATAAGAGGGGGTGATTGATGATAacctaatattttttttcttcaaaattagAGCCTTTGATATCATAATGGCCTTGTATCCAGTGGTGGACCTATGAAGAGCCTTGGGGGTCCCATGGAACCCCCAACTATTTCAGGatttatactatatatatttgttgtaaATCCATATTCACTCATCAGCTCAAGTGGCTAACAACTAAGCTTTGCAATTTCACTGCCTGAGTTCGATTCTCTTCAAGCTAATTTggctttttgctattttttgtgatgttttttactatttttcttAAGCTAATATGcacataattaataatattaaatgcataaatatcTCTAGACTTTAGTTTCcatatcatttaattatttttatctcaTTACTCATCTCATCCGAATCTTTACAATATCACAACTTTCGACAACACCGACATTTAAAAAATATCCTAGAATTGGATCCCCCAACGTCAAaatcctgcgtccgccactgtttGTATCTATTAACTACATGCGTGATTATATATCACTGGCTTAAGTGTGATATGTAATGCAAAAGATACTCATCATGGATTAATTTTATATTGGACTATAATACCCCTTGCCCTTTTGCTTGTAATACAAAGGCTTATATTAGGAATTgcaataagagagaataaaaataCATCCAAGCAAAGATTATATTGTTACCTTATCTTGGAAAAGGGCGTCCTAGTCAAACACGCAAAGCCTTATCCCACACTGCCTATTAAACAAGCCTTAAGCATACTGTATGATATGTAAAAAGACATATTCATAACTTGTGCTACATGGTGTAACCTCTCTCCACTTCTTAACAGATTTTGGTACAACATATTAAAACTGTTCTTCCGGGTTTGAAGTCACGGATTAGTGCTGCTCTGGTCTCTGTGGCCAAGGAGTTTGCTAGCTATGGAGAAGTTTCTGAGTCAAAGGTATTCTATACCCGCTGGCTTGTCCTTCAAGTTGGAAGATTTTAATGTTCTTTCTTTTCGTAACTCTTAGCACACTGAAGTTTTTCTACAAAAGTAATTCCTACATTTCTCGCATTAAGTTTTATGACCAACCCTTTCTCCTTGCATATATCATTACAAGTAATTTGCAAATAGAAGCTGGATTTTAGTGACGATTCGTGACTATTTTCCTCTAGTTTAAGTATTATCCATTATTCAAGTTGGTGATCTGATTGTTTTAGCTGGGTATATCAGAACAACCTATCTCAATTGCCAATTAATTACCCGTTCATGGTGAACAGGCTGGCAAAGGTGCACTAATACTTAACGTTCTTTCCAAATATTCGGAAGGTCTGCTTCTCTCTATGTATAACATTCTGTGGGACTCATTTATATCTACTTGCTTGAAGCACATAATAAACAGCATTGCATCAAGGGTGTCAAATATCTTAGGCATTAATGATTGTTTGATATTTTATCCCCTTAGGCTCATTTGTGTGTGTCCATCACCATTCCTCTTTATCTTGTATTCGGATATCAACAATATGACCTTATTTTTATGCTGAGATTAGAAGTGGACTAGTAAGAAGATGCTGGTACAGTCTGCAGTAATAGTTGGGATTGATTTAAATTAAAGCCAGCCACAAAAAACCTTCCTAAACGCTCAATTATGATTATCTGTAATATTACATTAAATTCTCATCAGAGGGAATTTTCTGTTATTACCAGAACATCATACCCTTTCTATCGGGAAAATGGCTAGATGATCAGGGTGTTTCATTGCGTGCTTATTGATAGACTAcgttctttcttcttcttcttcttcttctttgatttTTAATTCTAACTTTTTGTTGGAACAGCATTCTCTTCAATGATTGAAGGAAGGAATGAAGAAATATCAACATCTGAGCTTTCTGGAGGAGCAAGAATACAATACATattccaaaatatttttgtgaagTGCTTGGAGGTTTGTTCTCTTGACCTGAATAATATGGACATGCCCTATTCAATCTTAGAAAATTCTGATGTAGTTTATTCAACGCTGAGCTTGCATGAGTGGATTAGTCGACTCCATTACTTTGTTATCGTATTGTTTTTGACATGATGAAACTAGGTTTTCAAGATTTTCATTATTGTCTTGTACCAGTAGTTAATTCATAATTCTTCCATGCTCCTAATAACTTACTGTATAAAGCCACTTGGATTTTTTTCTGCAAGTTATGACTACTTCTCTTAAGAGTAGTTAATTCTTTGCTTCTACATAATTTTGATGCAACCAAttgatttaaatgaaatttttaataAGTTATACTCCTTTTTATGTTGAACAGGATATAGATCCTTGTGAGGATTTAACTAATGACGACGTACGCACGGCCATTCAAAATGCAACTGGTACCAGATCTGCACTCTTTGTGCCAGAAGTAGGTCTtttgcctattttattctttcttcctTTCTATATTGGATATTTTGAGGAAAGCTGAAATCCCATCAGTTCTCACTTTCAAAATCCAAGATCCAATTAATTTATAGCTTGCGAAATAATATGAACATGTAGGTTCCTTTTGAAGTTCTTGTTAGGAGGCAAATTGCACGGTTGTTGGATCCAAGTCTCCAGTGCACCAGATTTGTCTATGATGAGCTAATCAAGGTGCATATTGGTACCATAGGTTCAGATATTTGCTGCAATCGTCTTTTTATGTTGACCTTAACTTGGTTGTTTTCCTGTTAGATGAGCTATCGTTGTATGGTAAATGAGCTCCAAAAGTTTCCGGTTCTGCGAAAATGCATTGATGATGTCACTAGAGATTTTCTGCAAGAAAGTCGTCGGCCTACCGAGGCAATGGTAGAAAGTCATATTGAAACACAGGTAATGTAAGTCATGGTGTTTGTGTTTTCTATTACTGAAATACTGAAAATCTTGTGAGCAAAATAACCCGAGAGTAGATTTAGAGTAAGTTTATGGATGAAGTTTCTGATGATATATACATGTATCAGTTTTTGGTTATGCCATGATATGATAACATGTTCCATCTGTTGAGAAAActgggtaattttctctcaaatagtgaaatgaaccgattcagtaatttcagagtgaacccaatggggtctactcgataaaactacttctccaaataaattctttggaaagactggcggggacactgtccctcttaaataccagattcctaacagaatttatcagtcggtgtatttttcacaatataaaaacacccaaaagaaccgtacaaaacactactaccaaacccgcaaataatattgaatacaatatccaacagaaaataaacccagaaataaatgcggaacaaaataaataataaagaaagaacacacccaaaattttgataacggagttcggccaaattgcctacgtctccgagcaccctttgcagagcccgcttatatATAGACGGAGAAGAGAATACAATATTTGGGGATATTACAAATGAGCGGGGAGTGCCCCTTTTATAGGCAGCCACTCCCCCAACTTCCTAATGCCCACCGACGTGGGACAAAatttttgtcaaatttcaaCACCATCATGATATCGTGTTTGTTCTGTCATATCCCTGTACTGCCTCTTTCTCTGGCAAGGCAATGAATGGCATTTTGCCCTGCATCCCAAAAGATGACGAGCTGGATGTGATTCTTAGTCTGTTTCTGTAGGTATGACTGGAGAGCAGAATGTCTATGATAATTTTCAAGTATGCAGTGCACATGTTTCCTTAAAATGAATCATCtgaaaatgataatttttttgTCAATACAATCTACCTTGATTAACTCATGGAGGAAACTGAATCTTAagtttaagaaataaataaatactccctccgtcccgggctactcgcccctttccttttcagcacggagattaaggaatgagtgtataggaaagtcaaaaatgacggctgtaggtgaaaatttttactaaaaatggaaagagtgcaagtaacttgggacgcccaaaaaggaaataagtgcgagtagcttgggacggagggagtataaaagatGCAGCTATAGACAGTATTCAGAATTGTGTTTCATGGAAACTGTTGTAGAGATATAATCTATGTATCTAAATAGTTTGGTAAAGGCCTAGATTCTTTTGTATTTTCTACTTGTATTAGTGTGTGTGATGATGCAACTTCCACAGATTGTTGTGTTGTAACTTATTAGATTTTTTAACATTATGTTTTGCTGATCATACTGTGCTGTAGATGGATTTCATAAACACTTCGAACTCAGATTTTATTGGTGGAAGAAAAGCTATAGAGGTTGCATCAGAGCAAGTCAAGTCCCGTATTGTATGGCCCATTGCAAAGCACAAGGTGAGTGCACTTTGCTTTGAATTTTTGATAAAGCATGTGCTCATCAATTCACAAGGGGCTTATTCTTTGATTTGATTATGAATTAGGATACAGGAGACTCAGAAAAATTATCTTTCCGGGAAAGAAATTTCACATCTCGGGCCATACTTGCTAAAGCGAATGGAACTGTTCCTGATCAAGTAAGTGATCTGTTGGCACCTAGAGCCCCTGATGGACAGTGAAATTTGTTTTTTCTTGTTCAAATCAACAACTTTCCTTTGTTGTTCTTTTCACGGAAACAGGGTGTTCGACCTGCCGCTGATGTCGAGAAAACTGCTGAGTCTGGTATTATTTGTTCTGTAGTTTCTTTCTCTCAATCCCTGATTAGAGAACTGAGTTGCTAATATACAACTAccaaataaatcacaaatttaGACCCATTTTGCAATTTAACACAATTTCAAAGCGTTTCAATAATGCCTCACACCTTTTGATTTGTAACAATTTCTGTTCTCCGAAACTTTTCAGCGAATTTTGTCCATGAATCTATGCATATGTCACCATTGAAATGGGATCGTTTCAATGCTCGGAGAATTGGGGATATCGCTATTGCTACCAAGTACAAATCAAAGGTGGAGTCATTAACAAAACATTTAAAAAGAGGTGATTTGTTTTACAAATCTAATATTAGTGGGTGCATAAAACATTTTGCTGACAATTTCTTACACCTAATTGAAGATCTAATAAACTAATAGAAGAATCATTCTTATTGTTCTTATTATGGTCGCTTAAAATGGAAGAATGTGATGGAGGGGTAGACCTTCC is part of the Salvia splendens isolate huo1 chromosome 6, SspV2, whole genome shotgun sequence genome and encodes:
- the LOC121806364 gene encoding dynamin-related protein 3A-like, which codes for MAVPLGNTVIPIVNKLHDIFAQLGSQYSIDLPQVAVVGSQSSGKSSVLEALVGRDFLPRGSDICTRCPLLLQLIRRSSKADEPEAEWGEFLHLKDKKFFNFSGIRREIQAETEREAGGNKGVSDKPISLKIYSPNVLDITLVDLPGLTKVPVGDQPSDIETRIRNMITAFIKRESCLILAVTPANADLANSDALQMAQCVDPDGHRTIGVITKLDIMDRGTDACNFLLGKVVPLQLGYVGVVNRSQEDIQLNLSIKDALVAEEKFFCTHTEYSDITDHCGVPQLAKKLNQILVQHIKTVLPGLKSRISAALVSVAKEFASYGEVSESKAGKGALILNVLSKYSEAFSSMIEGRNEEISTSELSGGARIQYIFQNIFVKCLEDIDPCEDLTNDDVRTAIQNATGTRSALFVPEVPFEVLVRRQIARLLDPSLQCTRFVYDELIKMSYRCMVNELQKFPVLRKCIDDVTRDFLQESRRPTEAMVESHIETQMDFINTSNSDFIGGRKAIEVASEQVKSRIVWPIAKHKDTGDSEKLSFRERNFTSRAILAKANGTVPDQGVRPAADVEKTAESANFVHESMHMSPLKWDRFNARRIGDIAIATKYKSKVESLTKHLKRVSNAGSGWGIPSIFGGRDNHTSPKESSTSKPINEPVHSMEQRVSMIHLREPPSVLRSSEFDSDEKAVEITAMKLLLRSYYDIVRKSIQDYVPKAIMHFLVNHTKRELHNELIKRLYRDNLLEELLREPNEVAMKRKRTHDTLKVLEQAFRTIDELPLEVEAAERGYSSTSGSDCDPTGLPRINGLLRSSLFSNSSTESYSPSSKTSRSRKSGESHSPLYSDTHYGG